GGCAACGAGTTCTGCGTGGTGTGACCGGTCGGGTCAGCCGGCGTCGCGCGGGTCGAAGGAGTCGGTGTCGACGGTCAGCGGGGCGGGGAAGGCCCCGGCGATGTCGTCCCAGCGGGTGAACTTGAAGTTCGTGCCCTCGCGGTCGCCGTCCGCCGGGGTGGCCTCGCCGTCGTGGGTGACGAGCAGGCCCTTCGGGAAGGCGGCGCCGAGCGGCACGTTCACCACGGTGGAGCCGTCGGAGTGCTGCACCCCGTCGGTGGCGGGCCCGTCGGTGACGGCGAAGGAGCCGAGGTAGGCGTTGGCGCCCTCGCGGGCGTAGACGGCGAAGGTGTTGTCGCCCTGGCTGGAGGCGAGGACGTAGCCGGCGCCGTCCTCGCCGTGGTAGACGGTGACGCCCTCGGCGTCGGCGCTCAGGTGACGGCCGCCGAAGCCGGGGTCGTGCGCGGCGTCGAGGACGCACTCCTCCTCGGCCTCGTCGTACGTCCACGGGGTGCCGTACTGACGGACGCGGTCGAGCAGTTCGGGCCGCTCGAACTCCTCGTCGTCGATCTCGACGCGCCAGAGGCCGACGGCCTCCTGGGCGGCGTAGAGGACGTGCTCCTCCTGGTCGACGGCCATGCCCTCGACCTGCGGCAGCTCGCCGGGGTCGGCGCACGGCCGCCAGGCGGTGCCGTTCGGCAGGGTGAAGGACTGGGACAGGTCCAGGGTGTCCTCGATGCGGTAGCCCACCCGGCCGCCGCGGTCCTCGAGTTCGAGCAGGCGCAGCCGGCTGCGCTCGCGCTGGGAGACCACGACGTAGGCGTCGTCCCCGTCGCGGTAGGCGGTCAGGCCGTAGGAGGTGGTCTGCTCGTCGACCTCGGCCTCGTCCGCGGCGAAGACGGGGGTGACGTCGGCGGCGGTGACGTCCCGCAGCGGGGCGCGGCCGGCGGCGAGGGCGGCGGGGTCGATGGCGTAGGTGCGGATCCGGTCGCGGCCGCGGTCGCTGACGACGGCCAGGTCGGTCGGCCGGCCGTCCAGGTCGAAGCCGTAGACCAGGTCGACGTTGTTGAACCGCCCGGGGGCGGCGTCCTCGCCGGGGGCGGGCGGGGCGGCGATGTGCTGGAGCCGACGGCCGTCGAGCCCGTACACGTCCAGGCCGCCCTCCTTGAGGGTGCCGATGACGAGGCTGCGGCCGGGCCGCGTGGGGTCGACCCAGACGGCGGGGTCGTCCGCGTCGGCGTTGCCGCCGGTTTCGTCGTCGTGGACGACCGGCGTCTCGACGCGGGCGGTGACGGGGACGGGCTGCGGGGCGGCGGGGGACGCGGCCACGACGCTGAGGGCGGCGGCCAGGGCGGTCAGAGCGGAGGCGCTCACGGTACTCCTCGGTAGCGGTCTCGGACGGGGCGAGACGCTACGGAGACGGAATGGAGGGGTCCTTGCGGACCCGTGAATTCCGGGCGTCCGTACGGCACCCGCGCCTACGCTGTCTCCCATGGGGGTCGACATCGAGGGCGCGATCGAGGTGCGGGGACCGGACGGCCGCTGGACGGTCCGGGACTGGCTGCCGGACTGCGCGACGCGCCGCGACCGGGACGCGCGGGAGTGCCTGTTCGGGTACGGCGGCGGCCTCCAGATCGAGCGGCCGCTCTTCGACATGCGGGGCCTCCCGCCGGACGCCTCCGCGGACATCCCCGACGACGACGTCAACCACAGCCACTCGTACGCCACCTGGGCGGAGGTGGCGGCGGTCGACTGGGACGCGCCGCTGAACGACCGCCCCGACGGCAACCACGTCGGGGTGTGGCTGCCGGGGCCGGACGGCGAGCTCGTCCTGGACCACGTCGCCCGGACGCCGCTCGCCGTCGTGGACGCGGCGGAGGAGCTGTTCGGCGAGGACCTGTGGCCGTACGAGTGGCCGCCCGGCGGCGAGGTCCCGCTGGACGGGGCGGTCCACCGTCCGGTGGTGTACACGGCGCGGATGTTCGCCCCGCCGGACGGCGACCGCTGGGGCCCGGTCTGGGCGGTGATGCGCGATCTGGCGGCCGTCCACGGTGACGGGAACGTCCGCCTGATCGTCTGGTTCGGCTGAGCCTCCGCGCGGCGGGCTACTTGGCGAGGGCCCGGCTGATGACCATCCGCTGGATCTCGCTCGTCCCCTCGAAGATGGTGTAGATGGCCGCGTCGCGGTGCATGCGCTCGACCGGGTACTCGCGGGTGTAGCCGTTGCCGCCGAGAATCTGGATGGCCTGGGCCGTGACGCTCTTGGCGACCTCGCTCGCGTACAGCTTCGACATCGAGCCCTCGGCGTTCGTGAAGGGCTTGCCGGCGGTGGCCATCCAGGAGGCGCGCCAGACGAGCAGGCGGGCCGCGTCGATCTGCGTGGCCATGTCGGCGAGCTGGAAGGCGACGCCCTGGTTCTCGATGATCGGGCGGCC
The Streptomyces roseofulvus genome window above contains:
- a CDS encoding phytase, with amino-acid sequence MSASALTALAAALSVVAASPAAPQPVPVTARVETPVVHDDETGGNADADDPAVWVDPTRPGRSLVIGTLKEGGLDVYGLDGRRLQHIAAPPAPGEDAAPGRFNNVDLVYGFDLDGRPTDLAVVSDRGRDRIRTYAIDPAALAAGRAPLRDVTAADVTPVFAADEAEVDEQTTSYGLTAYRDGDDAYVVVSQRERSRLRLLELEDRGGRVGYRIEDTLDLSQSFTLPNGTAWRPCADPGELPQVEGMAVDQEEHVLYAAQEAVGLWRVEIDDEEFERPELLDRVRQYGTPWTYDEAEEECVLDAAHDPGFGGRHLSADAEGVTVYHGEDGAGYVLASSQGDNTFAVYAREGANAYLGSFAVTDGPATDGVQHSDGSTVVNVPLGAAFPKGLLVTHDGEATPADGDREGTNFKFTRWDDIAGAFPAPLTVDTDSFDPRDAG